One part of the Ranitomeya imitator isolate aRanImi1 chromosome 10, aRanImi1.pri, whole genome shotgun sequence genome encodes these proteins:
- the LOC138650943 gene encoding tubby protein-like → MEKPEKSSAVKLRTSRLQEDGHDVRQQKLEKQRNIHEKKQKRKRLDPLMLQANPDMKVKPRRSPKSEEQVLLVEPCTVSSINSGVGEGIHESVCNPPTGRKKKADCKIEKKVQHRGEISEEDLEETVLEDTKPLTSRKEHFQAKLKQKTKTKAGKHDAKEPKKPSPKVSKSRKTSARDCEKENTPQNKGVGVKTQDLIQEITSDKMVAFKNSNDEENSLSIGNRTVPPAPIKQRHKKKLQKKAKSRRKREGNTNEDNDFDEDSDILSSVLYTRPSSSMSKEEDPQIAAPQEIDDLKGFALRPAPRSLTFQCRITRDKKGVDRGLYPTYYLHLERGEHKRLFLMAGRKRKKCKTSNYLISVDPTDLSKGGESVIGKVRSNMFGTKFTIFDNGVNPEKQPFVQEKESLRQELVSVSYETNVLGFKGPRKMAVIIPGMNQDSERVCIRPRNEHETLLARFQNGNMENISVLHNKAPSWNEETQSYVLNFHGRVTQASVKNFQIISTDDPEHIVMQFGRVAEDVFTMDFSHPLCALQAFSICLSSFDSKLACE, encoded by the exons GCCAGAAAAGAGTTCTGCTGTTAAACTACGAACCAG TAGATTGCAAGAGGATGGACACGACGTGCGTCAGCAAAAATTGGAGAAGCAG CGAAATATTCATGAGAAGAAACAAAAGAGGAAGCGCCTGGATCCTCTAATGCTTCAAGCCAATCCAGATATGAAGGTAAAGCCAAGGAGGAGTCCAAAGTCTGAGGAGCAAGTACTACTGGTGGAGCCATGTACCGTGTCCAGCATTAATTCGGGAGTGGGAG AGGGAATACATGAAAGCGTTTGCAACCCTCCGACGGGAAGGAAAAAGAAGGCTGATTGCAAGATCGAGAAGAAGGTGCAACACCGTGGAG AGATTTCAGAAGAAGATCTAGAGGAGACAGTTCTTGAAGACACCAAACCCCTAACGAGCAGGAAAGAACACTTCCAAGCCAAACTGAAGCAGAAGACCAAAACCAAGGCAG GAAAACATGATGCGAAAGAACCCAAGAAACCATCACCCAAGGTGTCAAAGTCTCGTAAAACATCTGCTCGTGATTGTGAGAAGGAGAACACGCCACAGAATAAAG GTGTCGGTGTTAAAACCCAAGATTTAATTCAAGAAATAACATCAGATAAGATGGTTGCCTTCAAGAATTCCAATGATGAAGAAAATTCATTGAGCATAGGGAATCGAACAGTTCCTCCTGCACCCATCAAGCAACGTCATAAAAAGAAGCTACAGAAAAAAG CGAAATCCAGAAGAAAACGGGAAGGGAATACCAATGAAGACAATGACTTTGATGAAGATTCAGATATCCTCAGCAGTGTTTTATATACAAGACCATCGTCTTCCATGAGTAAG GAAGAAGACCCCCAGATTGCTGCCCCCCAGGAAATTGATGATCTGAAAGGCTTTGCTTTACGCCCAGCTCCTCGTAGTTTAACTTTTCAGTGCCGCATCACTAGAGACAAGAAAGGAGTAGATAGAGGACTCTACCCCACCTACTACCTCCATTTAGAGAGAGGAGAACATAAAAGA CTTTTTCTCATGGCTGGAAGGAAGAGAAAGAAATGCAAAACCTCAAATTATCTCATCTCAGTGGATCCCACGGATCTTTCCAAAGGAGGAGAAAGCGTGATTGGAAAAGTCAG GTCAAATATGTTTGGAACCAAGTTTACAATATTCGACAATGGAGTAAACCCTGAAAAGCAGCCCTTTGTGCAGGAGAAGGAATCACTCCGGCAGGAATTGGTGTCTGTATCATAC GAAACCAACGTGTTGGGTTTCAAAGGACCCCGAAAAATGGCGGTCATTATTCCCGGGATGAACCAGGACAGTGAAAGAGTATGCATAAGGCCACGCAAT GAACATGAGACCCTTTTAGCTCGATTTCAAAATGGAAATATGGAAAATATCTCAGTTCTCCACAACAAAGCACCATCATGGAATGAGGAGACTCAGTCTTACGTTCTGAACTTCCATGGACGTGTCACCCAGGCTTCTGTGAAGAACTTCCAAATAATTAGTACTGATGACC CTGAACACATCGTGATGCAGTTTGGCCGCGTCGCAGAGGATGTTTTCACCATGGATTTCAGCCATCCACTGTGCGCCCTACAAGCATTTTCCATCTGCCTGTCCAGCTTTGATAGCAAACTCGCCTGCGAATAA